One window of Triticum dicoccoides isolate Atlit2015 ecotype Zavitan chromosome 5A, WEW_v2.0, whole genome shotgun sequence genomic DNA carries:
- the LOC119304033 gene encoding 24-methylenesterol C-methyltransferase 2, producing MEPATMAWTAGLVGAGLVYWFVWVMGAAEVKGKRAVDLKMGSITRDKVQDKYTQYWSFFRRPKETATTQASADKVPAFVDTFYNLVTDIYEWGWGQSFHFSPSLPGRSHRDATRVHEERVADLLGAKPGHRVLDVGCGVGGPMRAIAAHSGARVVGITINEYQVNRARAHNRKAGLDAQCEVVCGNFMAMPFDDASFDGAYSIEATCHAPRLQDVYGEVYRVLMPGRLYVSYEWVTTPLYRADDPAHVEAIHGIERGDALPGLRRQDEIASIAQEVGFEVVQELDLALPPSLPWWTRLKMGRLAYWRNSLVVRVLTLLRIAPKGVVEVHEMLYETAQHLTLGGETGIFSPMHMVVLRKPVADAAE from the coding sequence ATGGAGCCGGCGACGATGGCGTGGACGGCGGGGCTGGTGGGCGCCGGCCTGGTCTACTGGTTTGTGTGGGTGATGGGCGCGGCGGAGGTGAAGGGGAAGCGGGCGGTGGATCTCAAGATGGGATCCATCACGCGGGACAAGGTGCAGGACAAGTACACGCAGTACTGGTCCTTCTTCCGCCGCCCCAAGGAGACGGCCACCACGCAGGCCTCCGCCGACAAGGTGCCCGCCTTCGTCGACACCTTCTACAACCTCGTCACCGACATCTACGAGTGGGGCTGGGGCCAGTCCTTCCACTTCTCGCCCTCGCTCCCCGGCCGCTCCCACCGCGACGCCACCCGCGTCCACGAGGAGCGCGTCGCCGACCTGCTGGGGGCCAAGCCGGGCCACCGCGTGCTCGACGTCGGCTGCGGCGTCGGCGGGCCCATGCGCGCCATCGCGGCGCACTCCGGCGCCCGCGTCGTCGGCATCACCATCAACGAGTACCAGGTGAACCGCGCCCGCGCGCACAACCGCAAGGCCGGGCTGGACGCGCAGTGCGAGGTGGTGTGCGGCAACTTCATGGCCATGCCCTTCGACGACGCCTCCTTCGACGGCGCCTACTCCATCGAGGCCACCTGCCACGCGCCAAGGCTGCAGGACGTGTACGGCGAGGTGTACCGCGTGCTCATGCCGGGGCGGCTCTACGTGTCCTACGAGTGGGTGACCACGCCGCTGTACCGCGCCGACGACCCGGCGCACGTGGAGGCCATCCACGGCATCGAGCGCGGCGACGCGCTCCCGGGGCTGCGCCGGCAGGACGAGATCGCGTCGATCGCGCAGGAGGTCGGGTTCGAGGTGGTGCAGGAGCTGGACCTGGCCCTCCCACCCTCGCTGCCATGGTGGACGCGGCTCAAGATGGGGCGCCTCGCCTACTGGCGCAACTCGCTGGTGGTGCGCGTGCTCACCCTGCTCCGGATCGCGCCCAAGGGCGTGGTGGAGGTGCACGAGATGCTGTACGAGACCGCGCAGCACCTCACCCTCGGCGGCGAGACCGGCATCTTCTCGCCGATGCACATGGTGGTCCTCCGCAAGCCCGTCGCCGACGCCGCCGAATAG